A window from Pseudomonas sp. MRSN 12121 encodes these proteins:
- a CDS encoding PAAR domain-containing protein gives MAGKPVARLGDPGSHGGSISTGSSPIYVNSLPVACVGDLYACPLHGPNPITSGAPHAFGLGKDVAHVGSQTACGASITAGSPDTFVGSAAASPVSSVFSELLKEKTFVEFQLLNDLEQPIANEKFVLTLPDGKVINGVLDGQGRVHVADVPRGSCSIKFPDLEDTEHL, from the coding sequence ATGGCAGGAAAGCCAGTTGCACGGCTTGGAGACCCTGGAAGCCACGGCGGCAGCATCTCCACAGGTTCAAGCCCCATCTATGTCAACTCCCTGCCAGTGGCCTGCGTGGGCGATCTGTATGCCTGCCCCCTCCATGGTCCCAACCCGATCACCAGTGGCGCGCCCCATGCCTTCGGCCTGGGCAAGGACGTGGCCCATGTCGGTTCTCAAACCGCCTGCGGCGCCAGCATCACCGCCGGTTCCCCCGATACCTTTGTCGGCAGTGCCGCCGCCAGCCCGGTCAGCAGCGTTTTCTCCGAGCTCCTGAAGGAAAAGACCTTCGTCGAATTCCAGTTGCTCAACGACCTGGAACAGCCGATCGCCAACGAGAAGTTCGTGCTGACCCTGCCTGACGGCAAGGTCATCAACGGTGTGCTCGATGGGCAGGGCCGGGTGCATGTGGCGGATGTCCCCCGGGGCAGCTGCAGTATCAAATTTCCAGACCTTGAAGATACGGAACATCTTTAA
- a CDS encoding DMT family transporter, with product MTSVNASKASSFFFKLSKAECVLVLITMVWGGTFLTVQHAMTVSGPMFFVGLRFAAAACIVGLFSLRSLRGLTLFELKAGVFIGTAIMLGYGLQTVGLQTIPSSQSAFITALYVPFVPLLQWLFMGKRPGLMPSIGIMLAFTGLMLLSGPGGASLDFSPGEIATLISTVAIAAEIILISTYAGQVDVRRVTVVQLAATSVLSFLMVVPTGETLPDFSWLLLASALGLGAASAAIQVAMNWAQKSVSPTRATLIYAGEPVWAGLVGRIAGERLPALALLGGGLIVAAVIVSELKTRGKGDEAPEAKVEQEALDSNR from the coding sequence ATGACGTCTGTGAACGCCAGCAAAGCATCGTCCTTTTTCTTCAAACTGAGCAAAGCCGAGTGCGTGCTGGTGCTGATCACCATGGTCTGGGGCGGCACCTTCCTCACGGTGCAGCACGCCATGACCGTCAGCGGCCCGATGTTCTTCGTCGGCCTGCGCTTCGCCGCGGCGGCCTGCATCGTCGGTCTGTTCTCGCTGCGCAGCCTGCGCGGCCTGACCCTGTTCGAACTCAAGGCCGGGGTGTTCATCGGCACCGCCATCATGCTCGGCTACGGCCTGCAGACCGTGGGCCTGCAAACCATTCCCAGCAGCCAGTCGGCCTTTATCACCGCGCTGTACGTGCCCTTCGTGCCGCTGCTGCAATGGCTGTTCATGGGCAAGCGCCCGGGGCTGATGCCCAGCATCGGCATCATGCTGGCCTTTACCGGCCTGATGCTGCTCTCCGGGCCCGGCGGCGCGTCCCTGGACTTCAGCCCCGGGGAAATCGCCACCCTGATCAGCACCGTGGCGATCGCCGCGGAAATCATCCTTATCAGCACCTATGCCGGCCAGGTCGATGTGCGCCGGGTCACCGTGGTGCAACTGGCGGCGACCTCGGTGCTGTCATTTTTGATGGTAGTACCGACCGGGGAAACCCTGCCGGACTTTTCCTGGCTGCTGCTGGCCAGCGCCCTGGGCCTGGGCGCCGCCAGCGCGGCGATCCAGGTGGCGATGAACTGGGCGCAGAAAAGCGTGTCGCCGACCCGCGCCACCCTGATCTACGCCGGTGAGCCGGTGTGGGCCGGGCTGGTCGGGCGCATCGCCGGCGAGCGCCTGCCGGCACTGGCCCTGCTGGGTGGCGGGCTGATCGTCGCGGCGGTGATCGTCAGCGAGTTGAAGACCCGGGGCAAGGGCGACGAAGCGCCCGAGGCGAAGGTCGAGCAAGAGGCGCTGGATTCGAACCGCTGA